The following coding sequences are from one Oscarella lobularis chromosome 19, ooOscLobu1.1, whole genome shotgun sequence window:
- the LOC136198575 gene encoding ras and EF-hand domain-containing protein homolog, producing the protein MSGYREKEGQRERLCGSSLFSQIDLHQRGSLRFDDFVRLCDQVFNENDDESKQFDRNEMVAIFQILDDDRDGKIDRNDFVVAATSLRGRGGAEDDEEDDDDDDDDDNDDVDCGGGAFWDPPQQQQEYKEKDDERDALAWETFIGSSKRAAVAAKLRSRPHLYDLWRELRSKRPELIDEFEIVVRELACEFDDKVNGLHEQIATLTHAMQRLTDRYESKVRAIEKEAQEQIATLERQLEETSSRENKALSRIDTMSSTLECRDMELEALECKLHEAQCRFVDVQQRCIEAKTLQRKAKTELELMTEPTLKVRLERVEKLLCTAQLRGNQLEAQLREKKQRGEETRSELVSLKTHLSFLQNENNELMKMNRELADGNVVTATTTTTTTTATTTTTMVATIPTTTSAAVPDLVQGMQQCRRVEPIPSPDAKTTEMRKSLFVRGKAPKFAVIWTCDRLYKEIEYGSGESDDEKLCSRSRTIDGYDTCSLINVSRSRSSPLLERDNTMTTYHQQHVYKFVLVGDPGVGKSSYLRQVCYNEFSCTTQTTNGFDFEILNVAVGDELVRIQLWDTAGQERFMAITKSYFRKANGIIIVYDTTNLKSVSSLEKWLEKAQENCPLSTSIMLIGNKVDLLKCSSDDDDDDDDDDDLPAEMTSTTERRDVTAFAQMHGSLFFETSCRTGINVTASFVEFTRLVLHREEFLAHQAKFSFSDGKEKIVQLKSSKEREKKSFCRC; encoded by the exons ATGTCTGGgtatagagagaaagaaggacAAAGAGAACGACTCTGTggctcttctctcttctcccaAATTGATCTTCATCAACGTGGAtcgcttcgatttgacgATTTCGTACGATTGTGTGACCAAGTGttcaacgaaaacgacgacgaatcgaagcaATTCGATCGCAACGAAATGGTCGCCATTTTCCAAATTCTTGACGATGATCGCGATGGAAAAATCGATCGTAAcgattttgtcgtcgctgcAACGAGTCTTCGTGGCCGCGGCGGcgctgaagacgacgaagaagacgatgatgatgatgatgatgatgataatgatgacgtcgattgcgggggcggggctttTTGGGATCCTCCgcaacagcagcaagaatacaaagaaaaagacgacgaaagagacgcGTTGGCTTGGGAAACGTTTATTGGCAGCTCAAAACGAGCTGCTGTTGCAGCAAAGTTGAGAAG TCGTCCCCATTTGTACGATCTTTGGCGAGAGCTACGATCGAAACGTCCTGAGTTGATTGACGAGTTCGAAATTGTCGTCAGAGAGCTGGCctgcgaattcgacgacaaagtCAACGGACTACATGAACAAATCGCGACGCTCACGCACGCTATGCAGAG GCTTACGGACAGGTATGAGAGCAAAGTCAGAGCTATTGAAAAGGAAGCACAGGAGCAGATTGCTACGTTGGAGAGACAGCTAGAAGAAACG AGTTCACGAGAAAATAAAGCATTGAGCCGAATCGATACTATGTCCAGTACGCTAGAGTGTCGAGATATGGAATTGGAAGCGTTGGAATGCAAACTCCACGAG GCTCAAtgtcgtttcgttgacgttCAGCAACGATGCATCGAAGCAAAGACGTTGCAACGCAAAGCAAAAACTGAACTTGAACTGATG ACTGAACCAACGTTAAAAGTTCGATTAGAACGCGTCGAAAAGCTTTTGTGTACAGCCCAACTGCGTGGGAATCAGCTGGAAGCACAactaagagagaaaaagcaaagaggAGAGGAGACAAGGAGTGAACTTGTAAGCTTAAAGACTCACCTAAGTTTCTTACA GAACGaaaataatgaattaatgaagatgAATCGAGAATTAGCTGACGGCAATGTCGTCACAGCTACTACGACTACGACTACTACTActgctactactactactactatgGTGGCTACTATTCCTACTACTACTAGTGCCGCCGTTCCTGATTTGGTACAAGGCATGCAACAGTGTCGTCGTGTAGAGCCAATTCCGTCGCCCGACGCAAAGACAACTGAAATGAGAAAATCGCTGTTTGTTAGAGGCAAAGCGCCAAAATTCGCCGTCATTTGGACGTGCGATCGTCTCTATAAGGAAATTGAATACGGAAGcggagaaagcgacgacgaaaaattgtGCAGTCGAAGTCGAACAATTGACGGCTACGATACGTGCAGTCTAATCAACGTGTcaagaagcagaagcagtcCACTTTTAGAAAGAGACAATACTATGACTACTTATCATCAGCAG CACGTTTACAAATTCGTCTTGGTGGGTGATCCCGGTGTGGGAAAGAGTAGCTATTTGAGACAGGTGTGCTACAACGAATTTAGCTGCACAACGCAAACAACAAACG GGtttgattttgaaatattGAACGTAGCCGTTGGGGATGAGCTCGTTCGAATTCAACTCTGGGATACGGCCGGACAAGAGAGGTTTATGGCTATAACCAAATCTTATTTTCGAAAGGCAAACGGAATTATCATTGTCTATGACACGACCAACTTGAAATCAGTTTCAAGTTTAGAAAAGTGGTTAGAAAAGGCCCAG GAAAACTGTCCCCTATCGACGAGTATAATGCTAATTGGTAACAAGGTTGATCTACTAAAATGCAGtagtgatgatgatgatgatgatgatgatgatgatgacttACCGGCggagatgacgtcgacgacagaaCGTCGTGACGTGACGGCATTTGCTCAG ATGCATGGTTCACTCTTCTTTGAAACTAGTTGCAGAACAGGAATCAATGTCACAGCTTCTTTTGTTGAATTTACCAG attggTTTTGCATagagaagaatttcttgCTCATCAAGCCAAATTCTCGTTTTCAGacggcaaagagaaaattgtacagctgaaatcgtcgaaggaaagagaaaagaaatcattcTGTAGATGCTAA
- the LOC136198595 gene encoding proteasome subunit beta type-1-B-like, translating to MARFSPYVLNGGTIFGVSGDDFALIASDTRLSEGFRIHSRDVPKIYTLTDSTILGCCGFQGDCLTLNKHLASRLQTYKYAHHKDMSSSAVAQMLSTILYYKRFFPYYTYNVIAGLDSEGKGAIYSFDPVGSYEREVFRAGGTAANLLQPLLDNQIGFKNQVNIEREPLNAVKAIALIKDVFTAAAERDIYTGDGLVIKVVTKDGVETHTFPLRKD from the exons ATGGCGAGGTTTTCTCCTTACGTTCTCAACGGCGG AACGATTTTCGGCGTTTCGGGCGACGATTTTGCTCTTATCGCGAGCGACACGCGTCTCAGCGAAGGATTTCGTATTCATTCTCGCGACGTCCCGAAGATTTACACGCT GACTGATTCGACGATCCTCGGCTGCTGCGGCTTTCAAGGCGATTGTCTGACGTTGAACAAACACTTGGCATCACGACTTCAG ACGTATAAATATGCCCATCATAAGGACATGAGTTCAAGTGCCGTTGCTCAAATGCTTTCGACGATTCTCTATTACAAGCGCTTCTTTCCTTATTATACGTACAACGTCATTGCAGGGCTGGACAGCGAAG GCAAAGGTGCCATCTACAGTTTCGATCCCGTTGGATCATATGAAAGAGAAGTATTTCGAGCTGGAGGAACGGCAGCAAATCTCCTCCAGCCTCTTCTAGACAATCAA ATTGGATTTAAAAATCAAGTGAATATAGAACGAGAACCGTTGAACGCCGTCAAAGCAATTGCTCTCATCAAAGACGTCTTTACAGCCGCTGCAGAACGAGATATTTACACAGGTGACGGGTTAGTCATTAAGGTAGTTACGAAAGATGGAGTGGAAACGCACACATTTCCTCTGCGCAAAGACTAG